A single genomic interval of halophilic archaeon DL31 harbors:
- a CDS encoding Protein of unknown function DUF1998 (KEGG: hvo:HVO_1703 ATP-dependent helicase~PFAM: Protein of unknown function DUF1998; DNA/RNA helicase, DEAD/DEAH box type, N-terminal; DNA/RNA helicase, C-terminal~SMART: DEAD-like helicase, N-terminal; DNA/RNA helicase, C-terminal), with translation MHDPVDWLRERPYYADQIAAHRRVDAREPTFSDLDMEPRLESTLAERGIEQPFRHQSEAIRAVRAGNDAVLATETASGKSLAYTVPAFENAMDHGGRTLYLGPQNALVADQLETLTELARDLGFGSRVSVEQYTGRLAKSEKQDVRDRRPTILLSNPDMVHYALLPHAHRLWEWFFKSLELVVVDEVHSYRGIFGSHVSMLLRRLNRVCERYGADPTVVCCSATIGNPVDHAARVTGHGPSRFSLVDQDYSGTGPRDWVLWNPPEYQRDRGSGRRRSSHTESMRLFVDLVEEGYQTLVFTRSRQTAERYATQSSKELRSRGSNALAGKVQAYQGSLTDDRRRELETRLHDGDLRGVWSTNALELGVDVGGLDAVIIDGYPGTRMSAFQQAGRAGRGEEAALVIVVAGEDQLDQYLMCNPAEFFEGEPEQAISNPENEELLPDHVASAAAENWLSDDDERHFGEPFPGVVSALEGEGVLERRDTSNGTRWTHSGEGSPQHRMSLRTIDDREVDLRESRSGDKIASLSFSDALRDAHPGAIYHHQGQTYEVSELDLDRDVATVQPTWADYHTRVLTEKDVVVHEELREKPLSARPDTAVRFADIEVTERVTGFERQDAASGETLGTQLLELPETSLRTKGLFWTVPDDVEQEMRTLAAEHGDPEYGFNGGTHAAEHGVISLFPLYMLCDRGDVGGLSTPMHPHTDQSTIFVYDGYPGGVGLTNRGYDRIEELMARTARLIDDCDCADGCPSCVQSPHCGNANDPLSKPEAVHLLDSLTGEL, from the coding sequence GTGCACGACCCCGTCGACTGGCTCCGTGAGCGTCCGTACTACGCGGACCAGATTGCGGCTCACCGCCGTGTCGACGCCCGCGAGCCGACGTTCTCCGACCTCGACATGGAGCCGCGTCTCGAGAGCACGTTGGCCGAGCGTGGCATCGAGCAGCCGTTCCGCCATCAGAGCGAGGCCATCCGGGCGGTCAGAGCGGGCAACGACGCGGTTCTGGCGACCGAGACCGCGAGCGGCAAGAGCCTCGCCTACACCGTCCCCGCCTTCGAGAACGCGATGGACCACGGCGGCCGAACGCTCTATCTCGGCCCGCAGAACGCCCTGGTGGCCGACCAACTGGAGACGCTCACGGAGTTGGCCCGAGACCTGGGGTTCGGCTCTCGGGTTTCCGTCGAGCAGTACACCGGGCGGCTCGCAAAATCCGAGAAGCAGGATGTTCGCGACCGCCGACCAACCATCCTGCTCTCGAACCCGGATATGGTCCACTACGCCCTGCTCCCGCACGCCCACCGGCTCTGGGAGTGGTTCTTCAAATCGCTCGAGCTGGTGGTCGTCGACGAGGTTCACAGCTACCGCGGCATCTTCGGCTCACACGTCTCCATGCTGCTCCGACGGCTGAACCGCGTCTGCGAGCGCTACGGGGCCGACCCAACCGTCGTCTGCTGTTCGGCGACGATCGGCAACCCAGTGGACCACGCGGCGAGGGTGACGGGTCACGGCCCGTCGCGGTTCAGCCTCGTCGACCAGGATTACTCCGGGACAGGGCCACGAGATTGGGTGCTCTGGAACCCACCCGAGTACCAGCGAGACCGCGGCAGCGGCCGCCGACGCTCCAGCCACACGGAATCGATGCGGCTATTCGTCGACCTGGTGGAAGAAGGCTACCAGACGCTCGTCTTCACCCGGAGCCGCCAGACCGCCGAGCGCTACGCCACCCAGTCCTCAAAGGAACTTCGGAGCCGCGGGTCGAACGCCCTTGCCGGAAAGGTCCAAGCCTACCAAGGCTCGCTCACGGACGACCGCCGACGCGAACTCGAAACCCGGCTCCACGACGGCGACCTACGCGGGGTCTGGAGCACGAACGCGCTGGAACTCGGCGTCGACGTGGGTGGGCTCGACGCCGTCATCATCGACGGCTACCCCGGCACCCGGATGTCCGCGTTCCAACAGGCCGGGCGAGCGGGCCGGGGCGAAGAGGCTGCGTTGGTCATCGTCGTCGCTGGCGAGGACCAGTTGGACCAATACCTGATGTGCAACCCCGCGGAGTTCTTCGAAGGGGAGCCTGAACAGGCCATTTCCAACCCAGAGAACGAGGAACTACTGCCCGACCATGTCGCCTCGGCTGCTGCGGAGAACTGGCTCTCGGATGACGACGAACGTCACTTCGGTGAACCGTTCCCTGGCGTCGTTTCCGCTCTCGAGGGAGAAGGCGTCTTGGAGCGGCGTGACACCAGCAACGGCACCCGCTGGACGCACAGCGGTGAGGGCAGCCCGCAACACAGGATGAGTCTCCGGACGATCGACGACCGCGAGGTCGACCTGCGGGAGAGCCGTTCGGGCGACAAGATCGCCTCGCTCTCGTTCTCGGACGCGCTCAGAGACGCCCACCCCGGCGCAATCTACCACCACCAGGGCCAGACGTACGAGGTGTCAGAGTTGGACCTCGACCGCGACGTAGCGACAGTTCAGCCAACCTGGGCCGACTACCACACCCGCGTGCTCACTGAGAAGGACGTCGTGGTCCACGAGGAACTGCGGGAGAAGCCGCTCTCGGCCCGCCCGGACACGGCAGTGCGATTCGCCGACATCGAGGTGACCGAACGGGTGACTGGGTTCGAACGCCAGGACGCCGCCTCAGGGGAGACCCTGGGGACGCAACTGCTGGAGCTCCCGGAGACGAGCCTGCGCACGAAGGGGCTGTTCTGGACGGTCCCCGACGACGTGGAACAAGAGATGCGAACCCTCGCAGCCGAGCATGGCGACCCGGAGTACGGCTTCAACGGCGGCACCCACGCCGCCGAACACGGCGTCATCTCGCTGTTCCCGCTCTACATGCTCTGTGACCGGGGCGATGTCGGTGGGCTCTCGACGCCGATGCATCCACACACGGACCAGTCGACAATCTTCGTCTACGATGGCTACCCTGGCGGCGTGGGCCTAACGAACCGCGGCTACGACCGCATCGAGGAGCTGATGGCCCGCACCGCACGGCTCATCGACGACTGTGACTGTGCAGACGGCTGCCCGAGTTGTGTGCAATCGCCCCACTGCGGCAACGCAAACGACCCGCTCTCGAAACCGGAAGCGGTCCACCTGCTTGACTCGCTGACGGGCGAACTGTGA